The following are encoded together in the Oncorhynchus clarkii lewisi isolate Uvic-CL-2024 chromosome 25, UVic_Ocla_1.0, whole genome shotgun sequence genome:
- the LOC139383893 gene encoding MAPK/MAK/MRK overlapping kinase-like isoform X1 has protein sequence MYYTNWLVGVKNRACIRKANKTHSIDWKSFMDLCNNTTSYNRNRSELILSKLLWKKDYKIIKKIGEGTFSEVVKAQSLKDGKYYACKTMKQSLSSLEQANNLREVQAMKKLNPHPNIIQLHELIFDKESGTLSLVCELMEMNIYEYIRGRQQPLPESKIRHYMYQLCKSLDHMHSNGIFHRDVKPENILIKHDVLKLGDFGSCRSLHSKPPYTEYISTRWYRAPECLLTDGYYSHKMDMWSVGCVFYEIISLSPLFPGTNELDQVTKIHDVLGTPDSSLLQKFRQSRAIRFDFPPRKGSGISRLIPNCSAPSLSLLYQMLAYDPEERISSRAALQHAYFRELRLAERRADSLHRAIGTVEGGQSSGTPNSVDHMWRMARQGRRHHNIKHVAEPRIRSNIQHYPVELPKLNVVVPAPQITYPVTTVPALTITHRGSPLPVITSKKCHLRLAKPRDESYRSAFKTYYMPPLDRKRSGY, from the exons ATGTATTACACAAATTGGCTTGTTGGTGTGAAAAATAGAGCATGCATTCGCAAAGCAAACAAAACGCATAGTATCGACTGGAAAAGCTTCATGGACCTATGTAACAATACAACGTCGTACAATCGAAATAGATCTGAGCTCATTTTAAGCAAGCTTCTTTGGAAAAAAG ATTACAAGATAATCAAGAAAATTGGAGAAGGGACATTTTCAGAAGTGGTGAAGGCTCAAAGCCTGAAAGATGGGAAATATTATGCTTGTAAAACGATGAAGCAGTCACTCAGCAG CCTGGAACAGGCCAACAACCTACGAGAAGTCCAGGCCATGAAGAAACTGAACCCTCACCCCAACATCATTCAGCTGCATGAATTGATATT TGACAAAGAATCAGGGACCCTGTCCTTGGTATGTGAGCTGATGGAGATGAACATCTATGAGTACATACGAG GGAGGCAACAACCTTTGCCAGAAAGTAAAATCAGACACTACATGTATCAACTTTGCAAGTCACTCGATCACATGCATAG CAATGGGATCTTCCACCGTGATGTTAAGCCAGAGAACATTCTAATCAAA CATGATGTGCTCAAACTAGGAGACTTTGGCTCGTGCAGGAGTTTGCACTCCAAGCCCCCCTACACAGAGTACATCTCCACCCGCTGGTACAGAGCCCCAGAGTGCCTCCTCACAGATGGCTATTACTCACACAAGATGGACATGTGGAGTGTAGGATGTGTTTTCTACGAGATTATCAG TCTCAGCCCTCTGTTTCCGGGTACCAACGAGTTGGATCAGGTGACCAAGATCCATGATGTTTTGGGTACACCTGACAGCAGTCTTCTTCAAAAATTCAGGCA GTCTAGGGCGATTCGTTTTGACTTCCCTCCACGGAAGGGCAGTGGGATCTCTCGGCTCATCCCAAACTGTTCTGCGCCCAGTCTGTCATTGCTCTACCAGATGCTGGCCTACGACCCAGAGGAGCGCATTAGCTCTCGAGCGGCGCTACAGCACGCCTATTTTAGAGAGCTACG GCTGGCAGAGAGGAGAGCTGATAGTCTGCACAGGGCCATTGGGACTGTAGAGGGAGGACAGAGCAGTGGGACCCCCAACTCTGTGGATCACATGTGGCGCATGGCCAGACAGGGCAGGAGGCAT CACAACATAAAGCATGTTGCCGAGCCTCGGATCAGAAGCAACATCCAACATTATCCAGTGGAATTACCAAAGCTCAATGTGGTAGTGCCTGCACCCCAGATCACCTACCCTGTTACCACAGTGCCAGCTCTTACCATCACTCACCGTGGGTCCCCCCTTCCAGTCATCACGTCAAAAAAGTGCCACTTGCGGTTGGCTAAG CCAAGGGATGAGTCCTACCGCTCTGCTTTCAAGACCTACTACATGCCTCCTTTGGACAGGAAACGCAGTGGCTACTGA
- the LOC139383893 gene encoding MAPK/MAK/MRK overlapping kinase-like isoform X2 — translation MKQSLSSLEQANNLREVQAMKKLNPHPNIIQLHELIFDKESGTLSLVCELMEMNIYEYIRGRQQPLPESKIRHYMYQLCKSLDHMHSNGIFHRDVKPENILIKHDVLKLGDFGSCRSLHSKPPYTEYISTRWYRAPECLLTDGYYSHKMDMWSVGCVFYEIISLSPLFPGTNELDQVTKIHDVLGTPDSSLLQKFRQSRAIRFDFPPRKGSGISRLIPNCSAPSLSLLYQMLAYDPEERISSRAALQHAYFRELRLAERRADSLHRAIGTVEGGQSSGTPNSVDHMWRMARQGRRHHNIKHVAEPRIRSNIQHYPVELPKLNVVVPAPQITYPVTTVPALTITHRGSPLPVITSKKCHLRLAKPRDESYRSAFKTYYMPPLDRKRSGY, via the exons ATGAAGCAGTCACTCAGCAG CCTGGAACAGGCCAACAACCTACGAGAAGTCCAGGCCATGAAGAAACTGAACCCTCACCCCAACATCATTCAGCTGCATGAATTGATATT TGACAAAGAATCAGGGACCCTGTCCTTGGTATGTGAGCTGATGGAGATGAACATCTATGAGTACATACGAG GGAGGCAACAACCTTTGCCAGAAAGTAAAATCAGACACTACATGTATCAACTTTGCAAGTCACTCGATCACATGCATAG CAATGGGATCTTCCACCGTGATGTTAAGCCAGAGAACATTCTAATCAAA CATGATGTGCTCAAACTAGGAGACTTTGGCTCGTGCAGGAGTTTGCACTCCAAGCCCCCCTACACAGAGTACATCTCCACCCGCTGGTACAGAGCCCCAGAGTGCCTCCTCACAGATGGCTATTACTCACACAAGATGGACATGTGGAGTGTAGGATGTGTTTTCTACGAGATTATCAG TCTCAGCCCTCTGTTTCCGGGTACCAACGAGTTGGATCAGGTGACCAAGATCCATGATGTTTTGGGTACACCTGACAGCAGTCTTCTTCAAAAATTCAGGCA GTCTAGGGCGATTCGTTTTGACTTCCCTCCACGGAAGGGCAGTGGGATCTCTCGGCTCATCCCAAACTGTTCTGCGCCCAGTCTGTCATTGCTCTACCAGATGCTGGCCTACGACCCAGAGGAGCGCATTAGCTCTCGAGCGGCGCTACAGCACGCCTATTTTAGAGAGCTACG GCTGGCAGAGAGGAGAGCTGATAGTCTGCACAGGGCCATTGGGACTGTAGAGGGAGGACAGAGCAGTGGGACCCCCAACTCTGTGGATCACATGTGGCGCATGGCCAGACAGGGCAGGAGGCAT CACAACATAAAGCATGTTGCCGAGCCTCGGATCAGAAGCAACATCCAACATTATCCAGTGGAATTACCAAAGCTCAATGTGGTAGTGCCTGCACCCCAGATCACCTACCCTGTTACCACAGTGCCAGCTCTTACCATCACTCACCGTGGGTCCCCCCTTCCAGTCATCACGTCAAAAAAGTGCCACTTGCGGTTGGCTAAG CCAAGGGATGAGTCCTACCGCTCTGCTTTCAAGACCTACTACATGCCTCCTTTGGACAGGAAACGCAGTGGCTACTGA